From the genome of Anopheles funestus chromosome 2RL, idAnoFuneDA-416_04, whole genome shotgun sequence:
GACAGAAATGGTACGAAAAAGATAAACGCAGTTTAtactttcttctttctttctttggaaTGTTGATTGATCATCTCATTTTAGTTGTGATGGCTTCGATTGATATGGAACTTAAATGATGGTTGTTGTCGATCAACTAGTAGGTTATTTCCGCCGAAGGCGAATGAAGAGCGAAAGCAATAAAGCGCACAGCTCGTAGGAGAAACCGTCCAAATGGAGAAGAAGTACCAAGAAAAGTAGTTCCCAAGAAACTTTTTTGGACACACCTCAAACAAAGGATCATTTGGAAGAACTTCGAGGCTAGAACAGATGGTAATATAACGATTTAATTTTCGATATCAATACATTTTTTGGGAGACTTAATTAACGTAATATTCAAAGATAAAATctgataatatttttgttaatacaGGGTTTTCTAGGGGAACAATGTACATGCACGATGAACTCTTTGCCGTAAAGCGAATTAGACTTCAACGATCAACGATCAACGAACCCAATGCGACGATCACACAAGTCTTCAACTCTGGTACATTCCCTTTATGCAGTAAAAGTTTTCATGGTCCACTCATCATAGGTTCACTTCGTACTTATATGGACCAATCGTCATTCCGTTTCTAGGGAGCTTATCCACACGTTCTCGGAATTTATGGTGTTGAACAGATCCGACATTCCTGTAACATTCCTTCCGCATATTTGAGATCTAATGATGCGGTGGGAGTTGGTTTTCGTTCTACTCTACGACGTATGTCGAGAATAGATAAGTGAAACAATGGAAGTTACTGTAAGACTGAAACCGCGCGATTCTGTACCTATGATATTTGATTTGTGTGTTCTTTAGTCAAGTGTGGCACAGAATAGCTTAGGATAAAGAAGAACGGAACataaagaaatataaacacatgttttttattctaacaAACGGGAAATTTGTAATCgaacaaatgtgttttttgtttaaagttattatttcatttttatatacTTTTACTGTTACCTTTGTAGCTCAGTTTGTGCGAAGGATACAAGGTTATGcaattagtaaaaaaaacatattagaaaaaaagcattacatcaaaatttaaaaacgcTCACGTTTTAGCAAGTTtaagtttttcttctcctaATCGTTCTTGAAATTGTGTCcaaatttttttaacgttACTTCAGCACATTCCACACCGGAAACGCGGTATGACAAAACAGCTACCATCAAACGTCGGTACATGGCATTTATTTTGGTACGAATCGCCACTCCTAGAAAAGTGTTTGAGTTAAAAAGTATCTTTTTGCTACCGATAATGagagaatgaaatgaaaactgcctgttggtcagggtaCAACAACATGATAACATGCACACGCTAACGGGCTGATAGTTTTCCAAGGGGGAAACGGTGACCGTATATAAATTTGTTCACCCACGAGCCCTCGCGTTCTATTTCAGCACGGTGAACCCAGTGAGGCGTACACACGTGCAGTGAGTAAGGTTCGCTGTGATCGAAGATGGTGCAGGTGTATAACGCTTTTACCCGTCGAACAAGACACTTGACGGTGTTGTGTGGCATCTTTGCAATATTACAACTCGTGGAAGCTGAATTTGGTATGGAacagtgtgtctgtgtgtgtttgtgcaatgGTTGAATTTATAACGTGAACACGCATTGGGGTGTTATGCACTTTGTATTTCCAGACATCTACCAGCTTAATGGGAACTCGGTGACGTATTATGGGTACAATAAGCAGTGCGGTTTCCAACACAGCTGTTACGGCAATCACAGGTATGCAGTTCGCAAAGTGTTCAATATAAAACTGTAATTTAATTCAACTCTTTCGTTAGTTGTCCTTCGCTGGCAGGGCTGGAAAGCTTGGAGAAGGTAGCGCTGGAGCAGGTGATACATGAGCTGCTCAACAATGAAGTAGCTTCGAATGATCCTCGGTTTCTGATCGATGCTACGGAGTTTGATGATGGGTTCCATCAGACACAACCTATCGAACCTAATGAGCAGCTCGGTGTAACGCGTACTCGCACCACACAGAAGGTGCTGGAAGCATTGGCCAAACGGTTTGGGTGCTGTCAGCTGAGAAATCTGTTGGATGGCAAGTGTTACCCGAATGTAACGCTTCCCTGCTGCAAAGGAAATGAACAAATATATTGTGATCCTTACTATCCGTAAGTGTACAGTGATGAAAACCATTAGTCAATTTGAAGTCCATAACACTTGCTATCGTTTGTCCACCAGGTATCGAACCTACGATGGAAGTTGTAATAATCTAGAGCATCCAACGTGGGGAAGACGCGGCAATGGACTAAAGTATCCGATCGCACCGTGTTACAGTGATCTCGTATCGAAACCGGCGCGCAGCAAAAATGGTGCATCGTTACCACAAAACCGTAAGCTCATTGCCGGACTGGCCGATGTATTGCGCaagcgggaaattaatttcacctCCAAGCTGAACATGTGctgtgtatttttgtgtgaatTTATCAACTCGGACATGATCGGACGAGCGAACAGCCGTACCAAACGAGCGACCGGTGGTTTTCGTGGGTGCCGTGCGGATGGAACGGATCGTAGCCCATTCATAACGCCCCTTTCAAACCCACTGCTGGTAACGTCTAAAGATCGTTACTATGGGCCGCTTAAAGTGCGCTGCCTTAACTTAAGCCCGCAAGAAAAAGCCAACGATAAGTGCGAGCTAAAGCATGTGCCCGAACGTAATCTGCAGAGTAGTGCTTTAGATCTTTCCAGCTTGTACGACAGCAAACCTAATTATGACGACTGCGGTAGACTGAATCTGGAGCTTTGTGGTGCTACGAAACCGATTGCCAAATCGGAACCAAGTACGGTGCAGTTTATTGCTATTGCCGGTCTATTTGGTAAGCTGCATAACTACTGTGTGGATCGTGCCAGTACGTGCCTGCAGTCGCCGGGACCGGTACAGGAACGGTGCCGTGCGTTTGCGATAGGCGTTTACCAGAAGATTATATTCGAGCAGCTGCTGCCGGTGTTGTTTGGGGAGGAGTTTTACAACGAGTGTGACTTCAACTGCGAGTATAATCCGGACGTCGAGTCTGTTGTTTCCATGGCGTATCGGAATGCCTATGGACGGTTTCAGCATACATGGATACCGGAAACCATGCTGTACAAGCCAGGAGGGCAGACACAATCGTTACCGTTTAATGTGTTCTTCCATGAACCTGAACAGTTCGATTGTACGGGTACACTGGATGGGATTCTGGAAACTCCAATTCACATTGGAAACTTATCTAGAGCGGTAAGTACGGGTGTAGCGAAGGAGATTAGCAGCATAACAAATGTTTATAACTTCCCATTGCTAGAATGTGGACAAGTTTTATACCGTGGATGGAACACGTGGCACCTGTCTGCCTTGTATCGATCTGGCACGTAGCCGTGACTCGGGTCTCTGTCCACTGGTAACGTACAAACACTACATCGAGAAACTTTTTGGGGACGATCCCAACTGCTACGAGACGTTCGAGGATCTCAGCGATATGTTTAGCCCTGATGTAAGTctcttcacctttttttttctttaaagatcACATTAATTAACATTGCAATCATTATTTTGCCGCTGCAGGTTATTGAATACTTCTCCAAGCAGTACGAACACCCGACGGATATTGATGCACTGTTTGGAATTCTGGATCGTAGGTTCGTGCTAGGCGGATTTCTTCCTAGAATCGTTGCCCAAGCCACCTGCCTTGAGTTCAAGCGGCTCAAGTGTACGGATCGATTCTTCTACGCGTGGAATTCGTACCTTGGTGAAGGTAAGCTGGCGTTTTGCGTTAACTCGTAGGAATAATCGTAGTAATTAATCGTTGTATTTACGGTTTTACGTTGTACTTGTTTTAGGAACCCGGCATCTTATCAAAGTTTTCGATTTCACCACGCTGCTCGCACTGTTTACGGAGTTGGATGAGGTTCCACAGCAACCATTTTTCGTTGGTAGTCCAAGAATAGCGTCGAAAGACATTCGAGATTATGTGAAAACTTTAGACTATCTGTTCTGTCATCTGTAAAGTATGTTGTTAATATTAAcctgtaaacaaaaaaaaaacaactaaattaatgaataaaaacaaataaatgaaaaataaataaatcatatacaaatgaaaataacGAAACAGAATGAGTTCTCGTAGCAGAGCATTTTTGCAAAGAATGTTCAAAAGATACAACAATTACTTTGTTTAGTACACATTAACTGATATTGAATTACTGTGCAACAATgacggaaaacaaacaaacaaaaaacgctaGCGAACACAAgaatgaagtgaaaaaagagaaacttGCTGTATGTTTATCAAAACATTATGTGCAGCTGTTCGCCGGTAAGCACGCGTGACACCAGCAAGACATAACGTAAAGCGCCAACACTGTAAACAACTGACCATCggttaagcaaaacaacgaaacaaacttCTAT
Proteins encoded in this window:
- the LOC125760490 gene encoding chorion peroxidase-like translates to MVQVYNAFTRRTRHLTVLCGIFAILQLVEAEFDIYQLNGNSVTYYGYNKQCGFQHSCYGNHSCPSLAGLESLEKVALEQVIHELLNNEVASNDPRFLIDATEFDDGFHQTQPIEPNEQLGVTRTRTTQKVLEALAKRFGCCQLRNLLDGKCYPNVTLPCCKGNEQIYCDPYYPYRTYDGSCNNLEHPTWGRRGNGLKYPIAPCYSDLVSKPARSKNGASLPQNRKLIAGLADVLRKREINFTSKLNMCCVFLCEFINSDMIGRANSRTKRATGGFRGCRADGTDRSPFITPLSNPLLVTSKDRYYGPLKVRCLNLSPQEKANDKCELKHVPERNLQSSALDLSSLYDSKPNYDDCGRLNLELCGATKPIAKSEPSTVQFIAIAGLFGKLHNYCVDRASTCLQSPGPVQERCRAFAIGVYQKIIFEQLLPVLFGEEFYNECDFNCEYNPDVESVVSMAYRNAYGRFQHTWIPETMLYKPGGQTQSLPFNVFFHEPEQFDCTGTLDGILETPIHIGNLSRANVDKFYTVDGTRGTCLPCIDLARSRDSGLCPLVTYKHYIEKLFGDDPNCYETFEDLSDMFSPDVIEYFSKQYEHPTDIDALFGILDRRFVLGGFLPRIVAQATCLEFKRLKCTDRFFYAWNSYLGEGTRHLIKVFDFTTLLALFTELDEVPQQPFFVGSPRIASKDIRDYVKTLDYLFCHL